The Zavarzinella sp. sequence AGGGACAGTGAAGGGACAACGAGTCCCCCATGGGGTGATTCGGCTGGAGTTTCGTACCGATGGCAGCATGGTGTACGATGTGATGGGGAATGTTTACACTGGTAAGTATTCGCTTGGAATGGGAGATAGTGTTACCTGGAACCTCAATCGGGCACTTGGTGGGCGGAAACGCCACGTAGAAAAGTGCCAAATCAGTGGGGACATGTTGACCGTTTCTGATTCGGATGGCACTTCACTCAGCTTCAAAAAGAACTAATCGGTTTTCTGCCCTCGTCACTTTCCTGCCTCTCGGGAAGAAACATTGGAGATTTTTTCTCCTTTCGCGTACAATCTTCATGTGGTTTTCACGGCAGGAAACATGAAGCTCGACAACACGGAAGTATTTCTGGGTTTTGGACCAACACGGTTATACCCTTCCACCTATCAGCCGCAGCTTGCCAGTCACCTGGGGAAAAAGGAAGAGGATTTCCTGCCTGCGGTGCGGGAAAATGCCCCCAAGGTGCCCGGCGTGTATGGGATGTTTGATCGCACCGGCAAACTGATCTACGTGGGCAAATCGAAGTGCCTGCGTGCCCGCCTGATGAGCTATTTTCGCAAGAAAACCCGCGACCCGAAAGCAGGCCGAATCTTACGCCACACCCGTCGCCTCGTGTGGGAGACGATCAGCGATGAATTTGGCTCTCTGGCACGGGAACTCGAACTGATTCAGCGGCACCGGCCACGATTCAATGTGATGGGTGTGACCGACCGCAAACGCTATTGTTACATTGTTGTTACAAACCACGCTGCCCCCACGCTGGCCGTTAAACGTGCCCCACAAGGGAATGAAAAAGCGATCTACGGCCCCTTCCGTGGGGCAGGATTCGCTAAAGTGGTGGTCAGGACCTTGAATCACTGGTACCACCTGCGGGATTGTTCTGCAACCGTCCCGACCCACTACGCCGAAGAACCGGAGCTGTTTCCGATTGTGCGAACGCCCCACTGTTTTCGCCATGAAATTGCTTCGTGCCTGGGGCCATGTGCGGCAGAATGCACCCAGGCAGAATATGCCAGTGCGATCAAAAAAGTGCGGTCGTTTCTGGATGGTCGCACCAAAGCACCGCTGGATCATTTGCAGCGGGAAATGGCACGTGCGTCCAAATTAATGCAATTTGAACGTGCGGCCCACCTGCGCGATCAGATGCAATCATTTGAATGGTTGAATAATCGTTTGAATTGGTTGCGGGATTCCAGACGTGAGAATACTTTCATTTATCCGGTCGAAAGTGCCACCGGCAGCACCACGTGGTATGTGATTCTCCGTGGCCAGATTATTGGCACGCTTGAAGCACCGGCAAACCGGAAACAACTGGCGATTGCCCGCGAACAGATCGACCAAAGCTTTGAAATTGCCACGAAGCTGCGTCCTGCACCTGGGGAAACAGATTTTGTGCTGCTGGTTTCCGCCTGGCTGACAAAATATCCAGCAGAGCGGGCGAAATGCATCCCACGGGAAATGTTGCATGGGAAAGCAAATCTGAAGTGATCAAAAACTGCTGACGAGTTCTCAGGTACTTCTCCCCACAATTCTCAATGGCAGTTTTTGCAGGAAGTGCTTGTAAACCCATTGATTCTCTGATAGCATCCTGAATATTTGAATGGAAGTTTTTCAATTCGAAAGTCACAAAAGGATAGCCCAGATGGCAAATAGCCCAGACAAATTACCCCATGTCCAGCTTTCATCAGAGTGGGTAACGTACTACGAGCAAAATGCCAGGGAATTGCGAGAAATCCCCTGGGAAACAGGTGCGGGTACGTCAGATGAAGAACTTGCCACTATTTCTGCATCTTTACGGGGATGGCAACTTGGCGAAACCTCCGACGGTTCCCATTTACTGGCAGCAGCGAAACATTACGCAATAACCATTAATGATCCTGAATTTATTGATGCGGTGCGATTGTTTATTGCTGAAGAACAACGCCATGGCGGGGATCTTGGTAAGTTTCTGGACCTGGCTGGCATCAAGCGAGCAGAATCGGATTGGGGTGACACATTATTTCGAAAAATTCGTTACGCTTTTCCACGCATGGAAGTGTGGGCAACTCCTGTAGTAATGGTTGAAACGCATGCAATGGTGTATTACAACGCGTTGAGGCGTGCGACGAAATCACCAGTCCTTCGGAGAATTTGCGAACAGATTCTTGCAGATGAGGTCGCACACATCCGCTTTCAGTGTGAACGACTTGCAATTCTGCACCGTCGCCGCTCCAAATTGCTTCTCCAACTGACAATGGTTTTCCACCGCATCGCCTTCACCGCGATCACAATCGCAGTGTGGGTTGGACATCGAAAAGTATTACGTGCTGGTGGATACAATTTTCATCGTTTTTGGCGTGCGGTCTGGGGGAAAATGCGCTTTGCCTGGAGATTGATGTCACCAGACCGATATCAGTGGGACAGACAATCAATTGGCCAGCACAGTATTTCCACTGCCGCGTTGACAAAATTCAGGCCATCCCACAAACAGATCGATTGAGAGCTGTACTTCAATGTTTTATTTCGTTTGATTCACGTTTGGTGCAGATCAGCACCGAGCCGGGCGAAGATCTAAATATGAATTAATTTTCATTTTTCAATTTTCTTGGGTTTCGGCAGGAACTCAACGAAGACACCCCCACCATGATCCTTGAGCGATTGAATACAAGCCGTTCTCATCGTGCGTAGTTTCGCTTGAAACTCTTTTTTGATCGCCAGATTGTCCAGTTCTTCTGGGTCTTTCTCCAGATCATAAAGTTCTTCGATACGATCTGGGTGGGCATAACGAGTGTATTTGAAATTTTCAACAAGAATTAAGAAATACCATGGGGTATCTTTGCCATACATACACTCTTCCCACTTCTTGCCTTTCAGTCGCTTCGCCATTTCGGTTGGCTCATAACGATTGTGGACATAGGTCATCATGGTTGGAACTTTGCTCCATTCCTTGAGCACCTGTTCCGATTCAGGATTCATAATGAGTGGAGTAATGTCCCTGCCTGGCATAAACTGCTGAGGCTCTGCTTTAGCCCATGAATGAAACGTACGAATGACATCCGGACCATTGATCGGAGCTTTACATACCTTACCTTTGGGAAATCGTTTCGGGTATGACACGATAAATGGAGATCGAATTGCGGTTTCGTAGGGATCGATTTTTCCTTTGAGGCCATGATCGCCCCAGGTGTAACCCTGATCGGAAGTGAACACAATGATGGTGTTATCCAGCTGACCTGTCTCTTCAAGCACCTTCATGATTCTGCCCACACCCTCATCAATCGCAGCAACAGCCTCATTTTGTTGTTTGACCCAGAAATCCAGTGATTTACGTTGGAAATAAGGTTTGCCATCATCTCCCTTTTTCCACTTACTGTCCTGAAAGTGGGCGGGCTTGCCCGGTCGAGGGCCCCATATATCTGCTGGAATGGAAGTTTCAGGCTTATCTTTCATTGTTCCCAAGTGCCGTTCAGCGGGCGTGTAAGGGCCATGGACACCACCATAACAGAGCCAGTAAAACCAGGGCTTATTGGGTGTTTTTGCCCGCTCTTTGATGAAAGTCTCCGTGTAATCGGTGTAGCGGTCCGTACTATAGCCTCCCAGTGGAACCGGCGCTGCACCGTTGATCATGACTTTCTGATCGTAATAGTACCCACCAGATTCCGGATCGGGATGGTCCCAGATCACCGACCAATCCCACGATGTGCCATGTTGATGAGCTTCTGCTCCTTTTTTACCAGCACCCCAGTGCCACTTACCAATCATTCCGGTGAAATAACCTTTCTCCCGAATTGTTGGGAACCAATAAAGGTTCCCATTCACGCTGGTGCCATCCTGATTGGAAGTGGCTGCAAATTGAAGTCGGCCCGTCAACGCAGTTGCTCGTGATGGCACGCATTTGGCGCCAATGTAAGCCTGGTCGAACCGGACGCCCTGTTTGGCAAGTCGGTCGATATTGGGTGTGTTGGCAAAGCTGTAACATCGGGGATAACAGCTAATCGTGCGAAAACTCTGGTCGTCAGTGAAAATGTAGAGAATGTTAGGAGCCCGTTCTTCCGCACCAGCAACGCTCAGCAGAAAATGAAAAACAACAAGGCATGAGAACAGTATGGAGAAGCGCATTAAGGTAGACTCTTGAAGATTCGTTTTGCTAAAACGAATGTCAGTTGTTGATGAAAAAGTTAAATGGCGATCATAACAGATTCAATGGAATAGCGGAAAAGAATTGTTCCAAGATGGATCGAGTTCCGCACGGACGGCGGCGTGCAGCAAAGGTAAATTGATTTCGTGGTGGCCGATCAGTTCGATCCCTTCGGCAGAAGGCCTGCTTAAGACATTCATGCGGGTGCGGTATTTCGCTTCTTTATCCATGTTGGCGGTAATCAGCCCACTGAGATCAGCCCCCAGGTTGGCTGCGACTGCCACCGCTTTCAGAAATACCTCCGGCATTACCACCGCACTGCCGATGTTCAGCCACAATCCTTCCTGCATCTGGTTCACAATGGCACAGATGATCCGAAAATCGGTCATACTGCCCAAACCAAGTGCCGCACCGTCAACGTGGGGGTGCATGTGCACGATATCGGT is a genomic window containing:
- a CDS encoding ferritin-like domain-containing protein is translated as MANSPDKLPHVQLSSEWVTYYEQNARELREIPWETGAGTSDEELATISASLRGWQLGETSDGSHLLAAAKHYAITINDPEFIDAVRLFIAEEQRHGGDLGKFLDLAGIKRAESDWGDTLFRKIRYAFPRMEVWATPVVMVETHAMVYYNALRRATKSPVLRRICEQILADEVAHIRFQCERLAILHRRRSKLLLQLTMVFHRIAFTAITIAVWVGHRKVLRAGGYNFHRFWRAVWGKMRFAWRLMSPDRYQWDRQSIGQHSISTAALTKFRPSHKQID
- a CDS encoding GIY-YIG nuclease family protein: MKLDNTEVFLGFGPTRLYPSTYQPQLASHLGKKEEDFLPAVRENAPKVPGVYGMFDRTGKLIYVGKSKCLRARLMSYFRKKTRDPKAGRILRHTRRLVWETISDEFGSLARELELIQRHRPRFNVMGVTDRKRYCYIVVTNHAAPTLAVKRAPQGNEKAIYGPFRGAGFAKVVVRTLNHWYHLRDCSATVPTHYAEEPELFPIVRTPHCFRHEIASCLGPCAAECTQAEYASAIKKVRSFLDGRTKAPLDHLQREMARASKLMQFERAAHLRDQMQSFEWLNNRLNWLRDSRRENTFIYPVESATGSTTWYVILRGQIIGTLEAPANRKQLAIAREQIDQSFEIATKLRPAPGETDFVLLVSAWLTKYPAERAKCIPREMLHGKANLK
- a CDS encoding sulfatase-like hydrolase/transferase, yielding MRFSILFSCLVVFHFLLSVAGAEERAPNILYIFTDDQSFRTISCYPRCYSFANTPNIDRLAKQGVRFDQAYIGAKCVPSRATALTGRLQFAATSNQDGTSVNGNLYWFPTIREKGYFTGMIGKWHWGAGKKGAEAHQHGTSWDWSVIWDHPDPESGGYYYDQKVMINGAAPVPLGGYSTDRYTDYTETFIKERAKTPNKPWFYWLCYGGVHGPYTPAERHLGTMKDKPETSIPADIWGPRPGKPAHFQDSKWKKGDDGKPYFQRKSLDFWVKQQNEAVAAIDEGVGRIMKVLEETGQLDNTIIVFTSDQGYTWGDHGLKGKIDPYETAIRSPFIVSYPKRFPKGKVCKAPINGPDVIRTFHSWAKAEPQQFMPGRDITPLIMNPESEQVLKEWSKVPTMMTYVHNRYEPTEMAKRLKGKKWEECMYGKDTPWYFLILVENFKYTRYAHPDRIEELYDLEKDPEELDNLAIKKEFQAKLRTMRTACIQSLKDHGGGVFVEFLPKPKKIEK